The DNA sequence CAAAGGCAGCCCAGTGACTAAGGGCAGTGGGAGGGTGCAGAAGGCTCTGCCCATGACCCGGTTCAGAGGCTCCAGGcgggcagccacagccccatAGGGCAGCCATTTAAGCTCTGGAGACTCCTCAGCCCCATCCTCCACCCCAATTTGGGAGATCACCTGCCACaaacttgtggtcttggtcctGCTATTTTTGACTTTCATGGTATAGGAGAGAGGGGTAGGGCTGTTCCCATCCATGGCTTGGCTTAATCTTGCTTGAAAATCCCATCTCAACTTTGCATCATCCTCTGTGAGCTCCGTGGTTACCCGCAGTTTCTCCACCAACTCTTTCCCATCTGGGGGGATCTCAGAGAAGATGATGGTGTGAACATGCCGGAGGAAGAGCAGCAAGTCCTCACCTTCCTTAGCCAGTGTTTCTTCCATGTTCTTGAGGTCTTGGTCTCGCACGACAATGTCAGACACCCTGGACTTGGTAGCCTCATCTGCAGTGCGGAGCGGCAGCCGGAAAAGGACGCCCTGTTTCAGGTTGAAGAAGGAGGGTAGGAAGGTGTCATAAATGTCTGGAAAATTCTTCTTGAAGTCAGTGTTGACAGCAAACATGCTACCAGGCTTCTCAGTTGTGGCTGTGGGCACATAGAAGAGATGGGGATCAGAGACACACAGGGTACTGTCTCCGGTCAGGAAGGCTGGGCAGTCAGTAAAGTGGTAGACAGTGTTGAAGCCAAGGCCATATTTGCCTGTGACATCCTGACGGTCTTGCTTGCTGCCGATCCCCAGATGCTGAATGCCTTTAATGTCCTGCTCCTGGAAGGGGCGATCATTGTAGATGCAGagggcagggccctgcagggtctTCCATTCCTCACTAAAAGTGGCCTTTGCTGGGTGCTGCCGGCGGTCCCACACAAAGTGCAAAAGCCCCGCACCAGCATCATCTGCATTCTGGAGCACCTCCTTCACCAGATCAGGAGCGGAGTACTCCTTCAAGATGTTCTTCAGTCGTGTTGGCAAATCTTCATGGGGACCAAatggctgtgcccagaggctCAAGTGATCAGTGTTGACTACACACCTCTCCAGTGCTCGGTGGCGTGTGGTGGTCACCCCACAGTGCAGGGCTGCCTCTCGGGACAGCTGTTTATGGCACAGCAGGACATCTCTGTCCAACGGCATCCATGGTGCATCATTAAAGTAGAGCTTGTCCCGTGGGTGCAAAATGCCCTCCTCATCAGGCAGAAAGAGTTGCTGGGTCTGGCAGGCATCAGGCTGGTTGCCATCTTCCATCAATCCACAAGACACAAGCCGCAGGGCCAGATTCAGCTTCGCAGCAGGCAGTGGCTTTCCAGCATGTGTCTCTGCCAGGGTGCAGAGCACTTGGGCATAATCATCCCAGGCGAATGTGTGGCGCAGCCCCACACACTCCCAGAGCTCTCTGTAGAGCTTGTACTGGTCTTGAAGTTGATGAAGGTATGGGGCAGCCTCAAATGACAGTGTctcagccacagctgtgacTGGCACAAAACGGGAGCCCACCAAGATGAAGGGCTCCCCTGGGGCCACTGCAGATGCCACCTCATCCCGGCTGGAGGGATGTTCCTGGAGCAGCATGTTCAGGTGCTTGTAGCAGCAGTTGGTGTTGTACTGCAGGGTCTCCAAAGGGAGAGTATTGGAGAAACGACGGAGTGCTCGCAGCTGCTCGAGGACCTGAGCTGATGGTACCTGCCGGTCCAGCCCCAAGAAGGACGCTACCTCCTTGGAGAGGCTGAAGTTTTCCCCCAGCATTTTAGGAGCCAAGATAGGCTGGATGAGTCCCACTAGTGGCTCATGGAGGTGATGGTAGAGctgggcagctggcagcagcacagggtcaccggtgtgctgtgcagcagggaggaagggcaCACTCTGGAAAGTGGCCTGCAGGGTGTCGTTTGTTCCCTTCTTCACTGCATCCCGAAGTAACTCAAGGATGCAGGCAgccctctggcagccctgggcatgATTCTTGGTCCAGACTAGCTGCACAGTCTTtgccctctccagcagctctggcagagccACGGTGTTCTTCACCATGCCCAGTCTCTCTAGTTGGTTTAGTCTCTCCAGGAAGGCATTCCCAGTGGGGAAGCGCCCATCCTCAGGGTTGTATAAAGGGGCAGCACGGCCTCTGGGATGCACCAGGCAATTGATGAACTGCAGGTGGCCATGAGGGGTgacagggatgcagggcacTGTCCGCAGCACTTTGTCCACATCCTCATGAGACATATCCAGCGCATGGAGCACCAGCAGGTTCCGGTCAACATCAGGGAGATTTTCCAAGTTGGGAAGCACAAGCTCACACAGAAAGCGGCTCCAGTCATAGGTTCCAGCATCCAGCGCCTTCCCGAGGCCCTCCTGCACCTTCCCAGGCAAGGCCACAGCCAACAGGGGATGGGGCACGGTGATGGCAAAAACTCGCTGTGCCACAGTTCCCAGCTCAGGGTGTCTCTCCACAGCCTGGTGCAGGAAGCGGGCGTCCTGCAGCGAGCACCAGGAGCGGCCATCGGAAAAGAGCCTTGGGCCActcctggctgccacagccTGGTAGAAACCAGTCACAGCCTCTGTAAAGGGGTAATGGGCAGTGCTAACATCTGGCCAGAAGAGATGATACTCATAGTTCTTTAACTCGCCTGCCTCGTGCATGGCACGGAGATGGTCCAGTGCCCGGAGCCAGGCCAGCGGCACGGCATTGTGGAGCAGCACCCGGTTCCACTTGCCCCGCTCCGCCGTGCCCCACAGCCCCTTGCGATTTGAGAGGATGCTGAAGGCCCCATGCAGGTGGATTGGCAGCCCTGACATGATCGGCATGGGAAGGTGGCAGAAAACTTGCCCCTTCTCAGCATCCAGACGTGGCACCCACTTGCCATCTTCAGTAGGGGCAAGGGGAAGGGCCACACCAGCCATGGGAAGGGGAGGATGGAGTCCTGCCTGTGTGTTCTGGTGAAACAGTTCCAACAACTCCCCATCACCCTGACACACCAAAACCAGGTAGTGCCACGTGGTCCTGGATTCCTTCTCacaggctgagagctgctcGATGGCTGCCCAACTTGGGGGATCCCCAGGGGCTCCCAAGTCTCGGATCTCCTTTCTCTGCAGCGTGATCAGAGGCATGGTATCCTCTGCAGAAGTGGCCATGTCTGGCAGCATCTCCAGGGACAGCTCCCTCACCTTCttcaggaagagcagcaggagccggTTAGAGCCAAGGAAAGCAGTTCCAAGGGACTGGATGCGCTCTGTACCAAAGGCCTCAGAGCAaatctgtgatgtcacagcttCCTCTTCAGTGCGAAAAGGCAAGCGGAAAAGGCTCCCTGGAAAGGGTCCTGGCTCAGGCAGGCAGCACCCAAAGATACCGTGGTAGGGCTGGAACTGCTCAGCAAACACACGGAGGATGCGTGGTCGGCTGGAGAAGTCCAGGCGAATGCCAGgggagccagccctggggatgtgCTTGCCCAGATGGGTGCCATTGGGATCAAAGATGAGCAGTGTCTCCCcactcagcactgctggcacaTCCGTGACACGGTACACAGAGCTGAAGCCCAGCCCAAAGCGCCCGATCCGGCCTGCCTGGCCCTCCTTTGTGGCAGCCCCAATCCGAGTGATGTTCTGGAGGTCATCCTCTGTGAACAGGGCATCGTTGTAGGCCCAGAGGGCTGGGCCGTGGCAGGCAGCCATGCCTGGGTCTAGCAGCCCAGAGGTGGCCTTTCTGCGGCACCGCAGGTCCAGGAGGAAGCGGCACACGGTAGCGCTGGCATCCTCTGCGTTCTGGACCATCTCTGTGAAGAGGTCGCCCTCCTCGCCGTACTCCTGGAGGATGTTGCGGAGGCGTCGGGTGATGGGCTCTGAGGGGCCACAGGCTGTGAACGGCTCTGGGCCCAGCACCCGCGTACTGAGACGCTCCGTGCCCAGGaacatggctgtgctggaaggcACTGCCTCGTGCACCACCTCTTGaacatcctcctcttcctccagctccATGTCCAGGTACACGGCAGAGGCAGCTGGACGGAGGGCAAAGCCTGAACCCCGAGGGATCCTCACAGGAACCGGCACAGTGCCCTCACTGTGGTGGCCTCGCCTCTGCAGCCACTCCAGGACAGCTACAACCACCTGCAACTCTGCGGCAGTGCCCCCTCTGGAGCTGCGCCTGTCTATGTCCTGCCCCAGGGCGCGCAGGGCTGACACTGCCCTCTCCTCACTCACCCCATCTGCCACTCCCCAAGCCCTGAAGAGACAGCCGAAGGACAGGAAGTCAGGGGGCACCCGGGgcaccagcatccccagctccagcttctcaggatagcccagcacagcatcacGTGGCACAACAAGCCCAGACCCAGTCCACACAACAGCACTATCCGGGGCAGTCCCAAAGGCCTTCAGGTTTTCCTGCATGTGCCAGTAGatgggctggagagcaggaccCACCTCATCCAtgttcctgtgccctgccagctttctcagctgctcccacacTCTCTCCGGCGGTGGGGtctggctcagccccagcttCTTCTCTGCCTCTGGCACAAAGGCGTCAGTCAGGGGCATGGTAAGCCCCACCAGGGATTGGTACTGCATGGATCTCAGCTCCTTAgggggcaggaagggctgcCCAGTCTCTCCTGTGCACTTGGAGCgaggcacccagggcagggcctgaagctgcctgagctctgcagcactgaagcCATGCAGTGCTTTGGGGTGGTTGCAGACTGTGATCAGTGCCTCAGCCCTGTCCAGAGCTGCCGTGCCACCCTGACTGACTTTTGCTGCAGCTGCTAGGATGTCTGAGGGCAGCACGCACCCCTCACCGTGCCGCAAGCCCACGGCCCTCAAGGCACGGAGGACAGACAGATTGtggaagggagcaggaggaaagcGCTCGGGTCCCAGCAGCGCCTGCAAGGTGCTGTCACAGGGGTCATAGAGGTCTTGCGGGCATGCGGGGCCGTCAGGGGTCTCCAGGAAGGCCAGCGTGCTGCAGGCCTGCTGGAGCGAGGGGCTCTGTGCAAAGACAGTGTCCCCgtgctgcagcacccagagcagcagagcctgcgTCTCAGCTGCTCGCCCCGCATACGCCCCTTGGGCCACGGCTCTGACGGCCTTCAGCATCACACAGGCTGCACTAATGAGGGGCCTCTGCAGCCTCCCGAGTAGCCGCCGGTCAACTTCATCCCGGCACCGCAACACGGTCTCCGGCAGCACCACAccttggggcagctccagctctggctccagcGCCGGGGTGGCAGTGGCTGGCACCAGCTCCGTGGGCTGTGGGGTGGCCAAGCAGGGCAGTGGCAGAaagaggggcagagcagccagagtGGCCATGTCCTGCTTTGTCAGGGATGGGATGTCTGACAGGTAGTGCCGGAGGGTGACCACATCTGCATCAGGCAGCGAGGCCATGCGGGAGGCCACTGCGGCagccccctgcctgcccagggcccGCAGGGCATTGAGGGGGGATGGAGGCAGGACATAGCGGGGCAGCGAGCAGTGCCACGTGCTTGGTGGCACCACAGGGCAACCCAGGATCTCCAGCACAGAGGCCACATCAAGTGGCAGGAGCTGGCCCTCCCATGCCTGGAAGATAAGACTGGACTCGGGTATCAGTGGAGCCAGACGGACCGTGGGGGCATCCAGTGAGGACAGGGCTATGAGAGGAAGTCCCTCCAGAGGGCCCAGGTCTTTCATGTGGTGGGCCAGGAAttgccacagggctgggaaccaggaggctgggggctgggggaggcctTGGGCTGGGCACCACGTCACTGGGGTTGAAGACTGGGATGTCCAGGTGGGGGGCAGAGCCAAGCGCAGGGTCTGTACAGTCACGGCTGGATCCAGCAGAACCAGGTTGGAGAAGAGACCTGTGTAGAAGAGGCAGAGGCTGCACCAGAAACACGTGGGACCTGGGACCTGGCAGGGGGACATAGGATGGGGGAGAAAGAACCTGCAGCGGATGGGTGGCCCCCATATGGAATAAGGGAGGACTTGGGCTCTGGAGGGATGTTGGATACCCTCAATAGGAGCACAGAGAACCCAGAAACCTCAGGGTGGGTGGGGATATAAGAAAGATATGTGAGGTAAAAAGGTGTTAGGGGGACCAGCACTGGGGAGCACAGAGGTCTTCAGAGGAGGAATACAGTGAGACTCAgcacctgagggagcacaaaggGGACAGGGGAATGTGGGAAAAACAGCAAGGACATGGATCCCCAGAGAGACAGGGACGTACAGGGAGATactggggctgcagaggaacCCCAAGGTGTACAAGGCTGCCTGGGC is a window from the Ammospiza nelsoni isolate bAmmNel1 chromosome 12, bAmmNel1.pri, whole genome shotgun sequence genome containing:
- the LOC132078575 gene encoding sacsin-like; the encoded protein is MALKQPKADTFCQRAPTFLDYLHSILQKYPDGGQILKELVQNADDAGANEVVFVSDEREFDITGGGLEGTQGPALLAYNDAVMSARDWTGIQRPGVSHKREDPRSVGRFGLGFISVYHLTDLPGVLSPPYLGVLDPECQVLPGGGKRWDISEAQDLPGLFEPFWAGLEAVGQHRASAQGTLFRFPLRRQPSEIAAGVSDPERICNLIQTFLTEAPLALLFLRHVRRVALHRVAPDGVQTLMGTLEASPQPLPVPVPSGAEGLSLECCLVALRRDEVGAGSEWLVATGRATEGPAVALGTQLGCCPELSLAHPLRGACQGRLCCFLPLPATDETATGLPVHASAPFALSDDRRHLRWPQEGEEGEEDARWNALLLLDLLPRVYSPLAAVAVALPGADAYSLWPDPERTPSCGRMHSLVSRVCRELAAAPVLLSAGGQGRLRALEAVLLPAAVGDEAARQAVQALLVAAGEPVAEVPPHVWRALALGMPKGLREATAGHVREVLRRHGATELPAASRLSLLRYVAGDGCHAGLRGLPLLPRADGTFVAFGTASAIVYVDTSDCPRELLPGLAGSFLPSDLEPGLDSLLRGIAKKGLFSNLVLLDPAVTVQTLRLALPPTWTSQSSTPVTWCPAQGLPQPPASWFPALWQFLAHHMKDLGPLEGLPLIALSSLDAPTVRLAPLIPESSLIFQAWEGQLLPLDVASVLEILGCPVVPPSTWHCSLPRYVLPPSPLNALRALGRQGAAAVASRMASLPDADVVTLRHYLSDIPSLTKQDMATLAALPLFLPLPCLATPQPTELVPATATPALEPELELPQGVVLPETVLRCRDEVDRRLLGRLQRPLISAACVMLKAVRAVAQGAYAGRAAETQALLLWVLQHGDTVFAQSPSLQQACSTLAFLETPDGPACPQDLYDPCDSTLQALLGPERFPPAPFHNLSVLRALRAVGLRHGEGCVLPSDILAAAAKVSQGGTAALDRAEALITVCNHPKALHGFSAAELRQLQALPWVPRSKCTGETGQPFLPPKELRSMQYQSLVGLTMPLTDAFVPEAEKKLGLSQTPPPERVWEQLRKLAGHRNMDEVGPALQPIYWHMQENLKAFGTAPDSAVVWTGSGLVVPRDAVLGYPEKLELGMLVPRVPPDFLSFGCLFRAWGVADGVSEERAVSALRALGQDIDRRSSRGGTAAELQVVVAVLEWLQRRGHHSEGTVPVPVRIPRGSGFALRPAASAVYLDMELEEEEDVQEVVHEAVPSSTAMFLGTERLSTRVLGPEPFTACGPSEPITRRLRNILQEYGEEGDLFTEMVQNAEDASATVCRFLLDLRCRRKATSGLLDPGMAACHGPALWAYNDALFTEDDLQNITRIGAATKEGQAGRIGRFGLGFSSVYRVTDVPAVLSGETLLIFDPNGTHLGKHIPRAGSPGIRLDFSSRPRILRVFAEQFQPYHGIFGCCLPEPGPFPGSLFRLPFRTEEEAVTSQICSEAFGTERIQSLGTAFLGSNRLLLLFLKKVRELSLEMLPDMATSAEDTMPLITLQRKEIRDLGAPGDPPSWAAIEQLSACEKESRTTWHYLVLVCQGDGELLELFHQNTQAGLHPPLPMAGVALPLAPTEDGKWVPRLDAEKGQVFCHLPMPIMSGLPIHLHGAFSILSNRKGLWGTAERGKWNRVLLHNAVPLAWLRALDHLRAMHEAGELKNYEYHLFWPDVSTAHYPFTEAVTGFYQAVAARSGPRLFSDGRSWCSLQDARFLHQAVERHPELGTVAQRVFAITVPHPLLAVALPGKVQEGLGKALDAGTYDWSRFLCELVLPNLENLPDVDRNLLVLHALDMSHEDVDKVLRTVPCIPVTPHGHLQFINCLVHPRGRAAPLYNPEDGRFPTGNAFLERLNQLERLGMVKNTVALPELLERAKTVQLVWTKNHAQGCQRAACILELLRDAVKKGTNDTLQATFQSVPFLPAAQHTGDPVLLPAAQLYHHLHEPLVGLIQPILAPKMLGENFSLSKEVASFLGLDRQVPSAQVLEQLRALRRFSNTLPLETLQYNTNCCYKHLNMLLQEHPSSRDEVASAVAPGEPFILVGSRFVPVTAVAETLSFEAAPYLHQLQDQYKLYRELWECVGLRHTFAWDDYAQVLCTLAETHAGKPLPAAKLNLALRLVSCGLMEDGNQPDACQTQQLFLPDEEGILHPRDKLYFNDAPWMPLDRDVLLCHKQLSREAALHCGVTTTRHRALERCVVNTDHLSLWAQPFGPHEDLPTRLKNILKEYSAPDLVKEVLQNADDAGAGLLHFVWDRRQHPAKATFSEEWKTLQGPALCIYNDRPFQEQDIKGIQHLGIGSKQDRQDVTGKYGLGFNTVYHFTDCPAFLTGDSTLCVSDPHLFYVPTATTEKPGSMFAVNTDFKKNFPDIYDTFLPSFFNLKQGVLFRLPLRTADEATKSRVSDIVVRDQDLKNMEETLAKEGEDLLLFLRHVHTIIFSEIPPDGKELVEKLRVTTELTEDDAKLRWDFQARLSQAMDGNSPTPLSYTMKVKNSRTKTTSLWQVISQIGVEDGAEESPELKWLPYGAVAARLEPLNRVMGRAFCTLPLPLVTGLPLHINANFSVDAARCSLHWDKGGTGATWNGFLLRRLVVPLYCYFLTRQWKALEPEKLWYQSLKLCQQHLDSHFLQFFPVMKSVLPMFQDMVREVYKYLSHERLPLVPVYRESSDRVTITWASPGGGDMLTEPYFLKEMPQPEIQKVLEQLNMKLVPAFPHLQQIREEFIEAQVNTVVLGPDSLRCFLKALAVPVPCKLADTPLRTPKSCTYLLRYLTGRNSHSQGTHEDGDKAILEGLPLLATEDGLLHACSSHHPIFKNSFANLFPKHSHRFAQKCVSAWIPPCFVKELDLPQAIPLIQEVLGQWEWTKDREKWLGGLWIFFEKVVRSDTSDAAMKSFMNHLQNMAVLPVQGNKKDSKHLLPLSSLSRVLFECCSDVEKVLHKMGIPVLQGSLLPWNFACYFLKPRALQVRDPRAIVAHLADTRADICWGDLEEEDLSALLRFVEQGKEKLDSCALEQLQHLPLFQKSGGDYVAVAPYRKVLLLCKQVSLNAQALYDLDEDMVLLTLSLFHKWLAKRLKWEVTDDQKLFMTVVLPRLSQLTWQNLMEAVRLFFVLKSSYDVESVEAIVAAFQKVAFIPDAHGTLRLASYFYLDMPSFHTLRLQNRFVPKSFFKELRLNQKEIVQFLLEAGVRTSLSVEDFVALAEEIEREATQATCHAAELLERQQEMVKQLAILLKNPESKGFLSKIASIQFLPPLDIPPVLMNLHPPFANCTKAVPLKGSVSYCKNVAELLWTSATMLQKSLKLEKTSLKAMGVLVEIPTALVVANLEHVCRAACSTQGQLSTRAKVLHSMYSFLQDHLEEVDAEHLAELPVVLAKSCDMARPWQVVSALPDEADFYPYLLMPHPQMAVFGDLLQHLGVVLVPTLTHYSRVLAQIYQESHGSGTLSSSQKKTVLVATRHFFQLLREEPEPPDCSAVAELYLLSTADCLELSHKLCFNDCVPSETARALEKTFVFMAALPVSGCNVRWLLQRLPPHLQPRMLSEVTEKQLEEGGPQPCQYGSQCPAQRRLQTLLVSPWFRLGLESLLQWQTLKAMMGMEGDGGFAVEQVKVQCCKDIRTVLVHSGAKVEGSSQSQVIHVCLSGGAQRLFYIQHAEMVLNWQQLRVVETLAQEINSILGGQLETHALSVLREILVCKEPQEIALVLEENNVALVGAAPEPEKRLQVEAEAVAEEGPWKDPSLAMRPLHGVRGPKVRGQYKPVSAPWHHGQGGSGSLLSSEELMVLTPSIPEALRWLCQATSDLQAASNDILHSCPNWVLFKVHQALEKVLVAAMLCHGGAFAGHRGLMGMARSLEAEEPELRGLVLDVQWLCDCGVDSKATQYPSYHPFPMIPSEAFPSVDEEEVLKRAQKVLVTLKNHVGRK